From the Lancefieldella sp. Marseille-Q7238 genome, one window contains:
- the yfbR gene encoding 5'-deoxynucleotidase: MQTSSFFAIISRMRYIERWALMRNSRPENLSEHALDVALIAHCLATLGNVRYGRHLDADRAALIGLYHDASEIITGDMPTPVKYANAEIRDAYHRVEDTAQKTLLSTLPDDLRPVYQKILSQQQPADADEAYLLKLIKAADKLSALIKCIDEAQAGNAEFATAKASTRTIVENMARELPEVQDFLTEFLPPYGNTLDQLL, translated from the coding sequence GTGCAGACATCGAGTTTCTTTGCGATTATCTCTCGCATGCGCTACATCGAGCGATGGGCACTCATGCGCAATTCTCGCCCCGAAAACCTTTCGGAGCATGCGCTTGACGTGGCTCTCATTGCCCATTGTCTTGCTACATTGGGAAATGTCCGTTACGGCAGGCACTTGGATGCGGACCGCGCGGCACTTATCGGTCTCTACCATGACGCCTCCGAAATTATCACGGGCGATATGCCAACGCCAGTCAAGTATGCCAATGCGGAGATTCGTGACGCGTATCATCGCGTAGAAGATACCGCGCAAAAAACGCTTTTGAGTACGCTTCCCGACGATTTGCGCCCCGTGTATCAGAAGATCCTCAGCCAACAACAGCCCGCGGACGCCGATGAGGCCTACCTGCTGAAACTTATCAAGGCGGCGGACAAACTCTCTGCCCTCATCAAGTGCATCGATGAGGCGCAGGCGGGCAACGCTGAATTCGCAACCGCCAAGGCTTCTACGCGCACCATCGTTGAGAACATGGCACGGGAGCTGCCTGAGGTGCAAGACTTCCTGACCGAATTCTTGCCGCCCTATGGCAACACGCTCGATCAGCTGCTTTAG
- a CDS encoding heavy metal translocating P-type ATPase, producing the protein MEREAKVKLGRIIASAIMLVIAHIIATDTQPLWQQLLIYLPAYLVAGYDVVLEAFESIAEGDAFSEDLLMSIATIGALVIGFVSNGTPMFPEAVFVMLFFQVGELFEDMAEDNSRRSIAKMMDIRPDTATVIRDGKELTVNPAELELDEIIVIKAGDRVPVDAEIVEGSTSLDTVALTGESVPRTAGVGDAVISGCVNLSGVVCARVTHLLSESTATRIINLVENANENKSRSESFIRKFARIYTPIVVFSAIALAFLPPLVTGNFYNNFATWLVHALTFLIVSCPCALVVSVPLTFFGGIGAASKQGVLIKGSNYIDTLAALKTVTFDKTGTLTEGVFKVMAVHPDSIDETALLHLAAHVERHSTHPIAAALRAAYPNEDDDCKVSEATEIAGRGVTAQVNDTTVAVGNCALMQDVGAVTHECSHRDIGTVIHVAVDGEYMGHIVISDREKEDARASVATIKQAGVSRVVMLTGDREEVAADMAQRLGIDEYRSELLPQDKVAAVETLLAEKPAGSTLAFVGDGINDAPVLARADVGVAMGVLGSDAAIEAADVVLMDDSLGKVATAIRLARKTLAIARQNIVFAIGVKVAILVLAAFGLAPMWLAVFGDTGVLILAVLNASRALRIK; encoded by the coding sequence ATCGCTACGGATACACAGCCTCTTTGGCAGCAGCTTCTCATCTATCTGCCGGCCTATCTGGTCGCCGGTTATGACGTTGTGCTTGAGGCGTTTGAGAGCATTGCGGAAGGCGACGCGTTCAGCGAAGACCTGCTGATGAGCATTGCTACCATCGGCGCGCTCGTTATCGGCTTTGTGTCCAATGGTACCCCGATGTTTCCCGAGGCTGTCTTTGTCATGCTGTTTTTCCAGGTGGGAGAGCTGTTTGAGGACATGGCAGAAGACAACAGCCGTCGATCCATTGCCAAGATGATGGATATTCGGCCTGATACCGCAACGGTCATTCGAGACGGCAAAGAGCTCACAGTTAATCCCGCGGAGCTCGAGCTGGACGAGATTATCGTCATCAAGGCGGGGGACCGGGTACCGGTTGATGCTGAAATTGTTGAAGGATCAACCAGCCTTGATACTGTTGCTCTGACAGGGGAGAGCGTCCCGCGTACCGCAGGCGTTGGCGACGCTGTTATTTCTGGATGCGTCAATCTATCCGGCGTGGTGTGCGCTCGCGTGACGCATCTGCTGAGTGAATCCACGGCAACGCGCATTATCAATCTTGTTGAAAACGCCAACGAGAACAAGTCGAGAAGTGAAAGCTTTATCAGAAAATTTGCTCGTATATACACGCCTATCGTAGTATTTTCCGCCATTGCACTGGCGTTTCTTCCGCCGCTTGTGACTGGTAATTTCTACAATAACTTTGCTACATGGCTGGTGCATGCGCTGACATTTCTCATTGTTTCGTGCCCCTGCGCGCTGGTGGTGTCTGTTCCTCTGACATTTTTTGGCGGCATCGGCGCAGCCTCCAAGCAGGGCGTGCTCATCAAAGGTTCCAACTATATCGACACGCTTGCCGCGCTTAAGACCGTCACGTTTGACAAAACAGGCACGCTTACTGAAGGTGTCTTTAAGGTCATGGCAGTTCATCCGGATTCTATCGATGAGACGGCTCTTTTGCACCTGGCCGCCCATGTTGAGCGACATTCTACGCATCCTATCGCCGCTGCTCTGCGCGCTGCCTATCCCAATGAAGACGATGATTGCAAAGTCTCTGAAGCCACTGAAATTGCTGGCAGGGGAGTGACGGCGCAGGTCAACGACACAACGGTAGCGGTGGGCAACTGCGCACTCATGCAGGACGTGGGCGCGGTAACGCACGAATGCTCTCATCGCGACATCGGCACCGTCATTCATGTGGCGGTCGATGGTGAATATATGGGTCACATCGTTATTTCCGACCGAGAAAAAGAGGACGCGCGGGCTTCTGTTGCCACTATCAAGCAGGCAGGCGTTTCTCGTGTCGTCATGCTGACGGGCGACAGAGAGGAAGTTGCCGCTGATATGGCGCAGCGCCTTGGTATTGACGAGTATCGCTCTGAGCTTTTGCCGCAGGATAAGGTGGCTGCGGTTGAGACGCTTCTTGCCGAGAAGCCCGCCGGCTCCACGCTGGCGTTTGTCGGTGACGGCATCAATGACGCTCCCGTACTTGCTCGCGCCGACGTGGGTGTCGCCATGGGTGTCTTGGGGTCCGACGCCGCCATAGAGGCTGCTGATGTCGTGCTTATGGACGACTCGCTCGGAAAAGTCGCGACGGCTATTCGGCTTGCGCGAAAGACACTTGCCATTGCCCGCCAAAACATCGTCTTTGCCATTGGCGTGAAAGTGGCGATTCTCGTGCTTGCGGCATTTGGTTTGGCTCCGATGTGGCTGGCGGTTTTTGGCGATACGGGCGTGCTCATCCTCGCGGTACTCAACGCTTCAAGGGCGCTTCGCATCAAATAA
- a CDS encoding methyltransferase domain-containing protein — MHGLHARLPKTFDLEERLERYADVIEKNPESLRGHWAEACAPVGAAPFSRVCIDLGCGKGLFTCAMAKAHPDALFVAIDTEPICVVYAAGHIDETGLTNAVVVPGTGMKLDAYFAPAEVDAIYINFPTPFPRKRQAHLRVTNSERLMQYRNVLVKGGIVRLKTDSQPLYDFSLEQVEAAGYRFLWQTRDVQEAFSDDIPSEYERRLGAQGAKVLGFCITPGEAPEHFLPTEHDSLVDYLPEDLESLSYLPHGMESTIQNMINRKHKKGHRHWRNVPQEP; from the coding sequence ATGCACGGATTGCACGCCCGCCTGCCAAAAACCTTTGACCTTGAAGAGCGTCTTGAACGCTACGCCGACGTTATCGAGAAGAACCCTGAATCTCTGCGAGGTCATTGGGCCGAAGCGTGCGCGCCTGTGGGCGCGGCGCCCTTCTCCCGTGTCTGCATTGACTTAGGCTGTGGAAAAGGACTGTTTACCTGCGCCATGGCCAAGGCTCATCCCGATGCGCTCTTTGTCGCTATCGATACCGAACCCATATGTGTCGTATATGCCGCCGGCCACATAGACGAGACAGGACTTACAAATGCGGTGGTGGTCCCCGGAACCGGCATGAAGTTGGACGCCTATTTTGCACCCGCCGAAGTTGACGCCATCTACATCAACTTTCCCACGCCATTTCCGCGCAAACGTCAGGCACATCTGCGTGTTACCAATTCCGAGCGCCTCATGCAGTATAGAAACGTACTGGTAAAAGGCGGCATCGTACGGCTTAAAACTGACAGTCAGCCGCTCTACGATTTCTCACTCGAACAGGTGGAAGCAGCGGGGTACAGGTTTTTGTGGCAAACGCGCGATGTCCAGGAAGCATTCTCCGACGATATCCCTTCAGAATACGAGAGGCGACTGGGTGCTCAGGGCGCTAAGGTGCTGGGATTTTGCATTACACCGGGAGAGGCCCCTGAGCATTTCTTGCCCACCGAACATGACAGCCTTGTAGACTATCTGCCGGAAGATCTTGAATCGCTCTCATACCTGCCGCACGGCATGGAGAGCACCATCCAGAATATGATCAACCGCAAGCATAAAAAGGGTCATCGTCACTGGCGAAACGTGCCGCAAGAGCCATAA